In a genomic window of Pseudoxanthomonas indica:
- a CDS encoding CopD family protein, producing MRENPRFTIIGARHVDKASLYPWIKTLHIVFVIAWMATVFYLPRILVNLAETTGQTDVQARLILMGRKLYRFGHNMFGLAVLFGGWLVFSYHLWGGWLHAKLTLVALVLVHFILSGRWLKGVEKGKPLPSSFTLRLFNEGPVLVLIAIVWLVLAKPF from the coding sequence ATGCGGGAGAATCCGCGCTTTACGATCATCGGAGCCCGCCACGTGGACAAGGCCAGCCTGTATCCCTGGATCAAGACCCTGCATATCGTCTTCGTCATCGCCTGGATGGCGACGGTGTTCTATCTGCCGCGCATCCTGGTCAACCTGGCTGAAACCACCGGCCAGACCGATGTGCAGGCGCGTTTGATCCTGATGGGGCGGAAGCTTTATCGCTTTGGCCACAACATGTTTGGCCTGGCGGTGCTCTTTGGTGGCTGGCTGGTCTTTTCGTATCACCTGTGGGGCGGTTGGCTGCACGCCAAGCTGACCCTGGTGGCGTTGGTGCTGGTGCACTTCATCCTGTCAGGGCGTTGGTTGAAGGGCGTGGAGAAGGGCAAGCCGTTGCCTTCTTCGTTCACCCTGCGGCTGTTCAATGAGGGGCCGGTGCTGGTGTTGATCGCGATTGTCTGGCTGGTGTTGGCCAAGCCTTTCTGA
- a CDS encoding sensor domain-containing protein, whose protein sequence is MNIESAPRLPTTIPEYLEQLRAALAGSDPALIQDALYDAEEYLRSELSEQAGKSEAEVIASVAGSYGAPAEVADIYRDTEVTVTRALKPPAPPKRESLIGRFFGVAADSRTYGALFYMLLSLATGTFYFTWVVTGASLSAGLMILIVGIPLLMLFLASVRLLSLVEGRIVEVLLGERMPRRPLYTQRDKPWMTRIGEMFTDRRTWTAMLYFLLMMPLGTAYFSVAVTLLSLALGLAAAPLALFLPHSWDINFGFWSVGDPGMYFAVPLLFVIGVLLLFATMHLARGIGKIHGWLAKQLLVSNPVV, encoded by the coding sequence ATGAACATCGAATCCGCTCCGCGTCTTCCCACCACCATCCCCGAGTACCTGGAACAGCTGCGCGCCGCATTGGCGGGTTCGGACCCGGCGCTGATCCAGGACGCGCTCTACGACGCCGAGGAATACCTGCGCTCGGAACTGTCCGAACAGGCCGGCAAGAGCGAGGCCGAAGTGATCGCATCGGTGGCCGGCAGTTACGGCGCGCCGGCCGAGGTGGCCGATATCTATCGCGACACCGAAGTGACGGTGACCCGCGCCCTGAAGCCGCCGGCGCCGCCCAAGCGCGAATCGTTGATCGGCCGCTTCTTCGGCGTGGCCGCTGATTCGCGCACCTACGGCGCGCTGTTCTACATGCTGCTGTCGTTGGCTACCGGCACGTTCTACTTCACCTGGGTGGTGACCGGCGCGAGCCTGTCGGCCGGCCTGATGATTCTGATCGTCGGCATCCCGCTGCTGATGCTGTTCCTGGCTTCGGTGCGCCTGCTGTCGTTGGTGGAAGGCCGCATCGTCGAGGTGCTGCTGGGCGAACGCATGCCGCGTCGTCCGCTGTACACGCAGCGCGACAAGCCGTGGATGACCCGCATCGGCGAGATGTTCACCGACCGCCGCACCTGGACGGCCATGCTGTACTTCTTGTTGATGATGCCGTTGGGCACCGCGTATTTCAGTGTCGCGGTCACCTTGTTGAGCCTGGCCCTGGGTCTGGCCGCCGCCCCGCTGGCGCTGTTCCTGCCGCACTCCTGGGACATCAACTTCGGCTTCTGGTCGGTGGGCGATCCCGGCATGTACTTCGCGGTGCCGCTGCTGTTCGTGATTGGCGTGTTGCTGCTGTTCGCCACCATGCATCTGGCCCGTGGCATCGGCAAAATCCACGGTTGGTTGGCCAAGCAGTTGCTGGTGAGCAATCCGGTGGTGTAA
- a CDS encoding polyhydroxyalkanoate depolymerase, with protein MTLLYQWHELGRAWMAPLAYMAEANARIFSAQGSWLSNLPGAERIAASNELIYRIGKDYEKPAWDIHEVEVNGLTVPVVEQEIIKKPFCRLLRFKRYTDDADNIVALKDDPVVLVVAPLSGHHATLLRDTVRTLLRDHKVYVTDWVDARMVPQEAGAFSLDDYIGYVEEFIRHIGAKNLNVISVCQPTVPVLAAVSLMAGRGEDTPRSLVMMGGPIDARRSPTEVNGLATRNPLSWFENNVIHSVPSPYPGHGRAVYPGFLQHAGFIAMNPSRHFMSHWDFYANLVKGDLQDADSHRRFYDEYNAVLDMPAEYYLDTIRVVFQEFLLPRGKWKVNGELVNPAAITDTALLTIEGELDDISGLGQTAAAHDLCTGIAPDHQQHITVEGAGHYGIFSGRRWRDKVYPQVRDFIAKAAG; from the coding sequence ATGACCCTTCTGTATCAATGGCATGAGCTGGGCCGCGCCTGGATGGCGCCGCTGGCGTACATGGCCGAAGCCAATGCCCGCATCTTTTCCGCGCAGGGCAGCTGGCTGTCCAACCTGCCCGGCGCCGAGCGCATCGCCGCCAGCAACGAGCTGATCTATCGCATTGGCAAGGACTACGAAAAGCCGGCCTGGGACATCCACGAAGTGGAAGTCAACGGACTGACGGTGCCGGTGGTGGAACAGGAAATCATCAAGAAGCCGTTCTGCCGCCTGCTGCGTTTCAAGCGCTATACGGACGACGCCGACAACATCGTCGCGCTCAAGGATGATCCGGTCGTGCTGGTGGTGGCGCCGCTGTCCGGCCACCACGCCACCCTGCTGCGCGATACCGTGCGCACGCTGCTGCGCGACCACAAGGTCTACGTGACCGACTGGGTCGATGCGCGGATGGTGCCGCAGGAAGCGGGCGCCTTCAGCCTGGATGACTACATCGGCTATGTGGAGGAGTTCATCCGCCATATCGGCGCCAAGAATCTCAACGTGATCAGCGTGTGCCAGCCCACCGTGCCGGTGCTGGCCGCGGTCTCGCTGATGGCCGGCCGCGGCGAAGACACGCCGCGCTCATTGGTGATGATGGGCGGGCCGATCGATGCGCGTCGCAGCCCCACCGAAGTCAACGGCCTGGCCACGCGCAATCCGCTGTCGTGGTTCGAGAACAACGTCATCCACTCCGTGCCCTCGCCGTATCCGGGCCACGGCCGTGCGGTGTATCCCGGCTTCCTGCAGCACGCCGGCTTCATCGCGATGAACCCCAGCCGCCACTTCATGTCGCACTGGGATTTCTACGCCAACCTGGTCAAGGGCGATCTGCAGGATGCGGATTCGCATCGTCGCTTCTACGACGAGTACAACGCCGTGCTCGACATGCCGGCCGAGTACTACCTCGACACGATCCGCGTGGTCTTCCAGGAATTCCTGCTGCCGCGCGGCAAGTGGAAGGTCAACGGCGAGCTGGTGAATCCGGCGGCGATCACCGACACCGCCCTGCTCACCATCGAAGGCGAACTGGACGACATCTCCGGTTTGGGCCAGACCGCTGCCGCGCATGACCTGTGCACCGGCATCGCCCCGGATCACCAGCAGCACATCACCGTGGAAGGCGCCGGCCATTACGGCATCTTCAGCGGCCGTCGCTGGCGCGACAAGGTGTATCCGCAGGTGCGGGATTTCATCGCCAAGGCGGCGGGCTGA
- a CDS encoding class I SAM-dependent DNA methyltransferase: protein MSPPEKIYDAGYFRRWYREGDIGGPQRLARKVALTVATAEYHLERPIRSVLDIGCGEGAWRAPLLKLRPRLQYLGFDSSEYAVRRFGRLRNLHFAQFGDFEYLRPCAPVDLLICSDVLHYVPTRELKRGLVGLAELCGGVAFLETFAREDEYEGDHEGFQPRKANWYREQFQQQGLRGLGSHCWLAPALVADAAALELAAG, encoded by the coding sequence ATGAGCCCGCCCGAAAAAATCTACGACGCCGGCTACTTCCGTCGCTGGTATCGCGAAGGCGATATCGGTGGGCCGCAGCGACTCGCGCGCAAGGTGGCCTTGACCGTTGCCACCGCCGAATACCACCTGGAACGCCCCATTCGCAGCGTGCTCGACATCGGCTGCGGCGAAGGCGCCTGGCGTGCGCCGCTGCTCAAGTTGCGTCCACGCTTGCAGTATCTGGGCTTCGACAGCAGCGAATACGCCGTGCGCCGGTTTGGTCGCCTACGCAATCTGCACTTCGCCCAGTTCGGCGACTTTGAATATCTGCGGCCGTGCGCACCAGTGGATCTGCTGATCTGTTCGGACGTGCTGCATTACGTGCCCACGCGCGAGCTCAAGCGCGGCCTGGTCGGCCTGGCCGAGCTGTGCGGCGGCGTGGCCTTCCTGGAAACCTTCGCCCGCGAGGACGAGTACGAAGGCGACCACGAAGGCTTCCAGCCGCGCAAAGCCAACTGGTACCGGGAGCAGTTCCAGCAGCAGGGATTGCGCGGATTGGGTTCGCATTGCTGGCTGGCGCCAGCGCTGGTGGCCGATGCGGCGGCGCTGGAGTTAGCCGCGGGCTAG
- a CDS encoding NAD(P)-dependent alcohol dehydrogenase → MKMKAVRFIQTGKPAEVVDLPKPTPGPGQVLLKIAGAGVCHSDLHILDEPLGLSGPFTLGHENAGHVAALGQGVEGWKEGDAVAVYGPWGCGRCHTCQTSAENYCENHALLGTMGGGLGSDGGMAEYMLVPSARQLVPLGKLDPVTAAPLSDAALTPYHAIKTALPMLTPDASVLVIGIGGLGHMAVQLLKALTPATLIAGDIDDSKLAHARHLGVAHTFNTRDGDAALEGIKQLVGPRGVTVVLDFVGAQATVDLGAQVVGRNSRLSVVGLGGGVVHHAANRPPYGCQVTVPYWGSRTELMEVIALAEAGRIQVDVQSHPLEQAVQVYQWLREGKVRGRAVLTP, encoded by the coding sequence ATGAAGATGAAAGCGGTGCGATTCATCCAGACGGGCAAGCCGGCGGAAGTGGTTGACCTGCCCAAGCCCACGCCGGGCCCCGGCCAGGTGCTGCTGAAGATCGCCGGTGCAGGCGTCTGTCATTCGGATCTGCACATCCTCGATGAGCCGCTGGGTTTGTCGGGTCCGTTCACCCTCGGCCACGAGAATGCAGGCCATGTCGCCGCGCTGGGACAAGGTGTCGAGGGGTGGAAGGAAGGCGACGCCGTCGCCGTGTACGGTCCCTGGGGTTGTGGCCGCTGCCACACCTGCCAGACCTCGGCGGAAAACTACTGCGAGAACCACGCGCTGCTGGGCACCATGGGCGGTGGATTGGGATCCGATGGCGGCATGGCGGAATACATGCTGGTGCCGTCGGCGCGCCAACTCGTGCCGCTGGGCAAGCTGGATCCGGTGACCGCTGCGCCGTTGAGTGACGCCGCGCTCACCCCCTACCACGCCATCAAGACCGCACTGCCGATGCTGACGCCGGACGCGAGCGTGCTGGTCATCGGCATCGGCGGCCTGGGTCACATGGCCGTGCAGCTGCTCAAGGCGCTCACGCCGGCCACCTTGATCGCCGGCGATATCGATGATTCCAAGCTGGCGCATGCGCGTCACCTGGGCGTGGCGCATACGTTCAACACCCGTGACGGCGACGCGGCACTCGAAGGGATAAAGCAGCTGGTCGGCCCGCGTGGTGTCACCGTGGTGCTGGATTTCGTCGGTGCACAGGCCACCGTGGATCTGGGCGCGCAGGTGGTCGGGCGCAACAGTCGTCTGAGCGTGGTCGGACTGGGCGGCGGCGTGGTGCATCACGCCGCCAATCGGCCGCCGTACGGGTGTCAAGTCACCGTCCCGTACTGGGGCTCGCGCACCGAGCTGATGGAAGTGATCGCGCTGGCCGAGGCCGGGCGGATCCAGGTGGACGTGCAGTCGCATCCGCTGGAGCAGGCGGTGCAGGTGTACCAGTGGCTGCGCGAAGGCAAAGTGCGCGGGCGTGCGGTGCTGACGCCCTGA